TCTCCTGTGCCATAGCAGTATTTACTGACTCGAAATGGATCTGATGAAAAAGCTCCAAACAcctaaagacaataaaaaagaaGACAGATAATGAAGAGCGGAGCCAAACTATTTAGTGCATTCGTCATTTTTGAAGAGCACAAGCAAGAATCAAACCTTTTTCTGCATGTCTTTGACGACGAGCAGCACCGGACTGTCAAAACCGGCCAtatttctgtaaagcgtcttcaGGCTGCTCCCATGGACGGCGGTGCTGTAGACCAATTGCCACGGGTAGCCTTGTGTCCTTGCTGGCATGTGAGATGCGAGCTACACGGGAAAAAAGGACTGTAATTCACATCCAAACATGTCGTGCTTACAAAGTTATATcgaaaatttgttctcaatcagaaatcactcaacattctttattgctctctggttctaccatatcttacttattgtgtggaaatatgggctaataactataaaagcaatcttcactcgctaaatgtactgcaaaaaaggtcagtaaggataattcataacgccgcctacagagaacatactaactccttatttttctaaaatcacaaatacttaaatttGCTTTCATACTTttaataatactacaatacttctctacaagagaggagtaatatgatctcagggaagaagtacatttgaaacacttctatgctaggactacgttatgctagccatagcatttcagtatgtggaatcaaactatggaatggattgagtaaggaaatcaaacaatgcacaacgatgtgctaattcaagaaacaatacaagcagtatTACAAGCAATACAaccatcacctcgtactttggcaCGTGACACTTTTTGGAACCCTGATATAGTCACGAACTTGAaagcagttatgaaaagtatgattaattattattaattatattaaaagtttgggcttaaattaaattaaattaaattaaataagttttcaagtgggccctgagttggtaaagttttggAACCCTGATATTGTCACGAACTTGAAAGCAGTTATggaaagtatgagaattaattgtaataaaagtttgggcttaaaaattaaattaaattaaattaaattaaattaaattaaattaaattaaattaaattaaattaaattaaattaaattaaattaaattaaaattttaaaaaactaggaaagcaggaagtgaacaaatgtaacagttactgattgtaaaagtaccagatggaggggtaggatttaataagctttgcttcttcctactccttttggacatgtggaactgtgaactgattatgggatgcactcaattgtaatctgatgcaccaAACCAAACGTGTAACGTCTGTGAAAAGTAAGGCTTACACTGAGTAGATGTCTACGATCCAGGAGGTCACTGTAGTCACTCAGGACAGGTAGAACAACCGCTACTTCCCCCTGGTACTCGGGTTCCTCTGTTTCAGAGTCAGAGCTGCACACACTCAAACGTCGCTTAGGGTCTTTGACATTGATAATCTGGAACATAAGAAGCACAAAGATGGTACATATTGGTATTCTTTATGATCTGCACTTCTTCTAAATGACACCCCCATCACTAAAGCTGAACATAAACACGAAGGTGCCAGAAAGTATAACATACATGGTTGACCTATGAGGAGATAAATGCAGCATGGTCGTCTCTTTACCTGGACATACGGCTCCACGTGGTCACTGGCGAAGTAAAGCACCTTGACATTGTCTGGTAGCTGCTTCATAGCTCTCGATTTCTTTATCAAATGTCCTTCTTTGCAATGCCACATTTGATTTAACCTGCCCGCCCCCACCGCACGTGTTGCCCCTCCtaataactttcactttctcagTGCCGCATTATTGGTGAGATGAAAAGATGGGAACTCATCTCATTGGTTTGCTCTGCCATGCTGCAAGTTTCCTTTCCCGTAAAACAGGAAAAGGGGCGGGGTGGGCAGTTTGCCGTGCTGGGAAGTAGTCAGAGGAAGGATGTCCATGTAAAGGCAGAGTGGGAGTTACAACAACCGGGATGGATGCCAAACCCTAAGAGTCTAAAGCTGCTCTATTGTCTCTTACAGGAGAGCCGCTTCTGATGGCTCGGCTCACTAGAAAGACACGACTCCTTCGGCTCACTTGTAGCGTGCATCTCACgcccacctctctctctctctctctgtgtgtgtgtgtgtgtgtgtgtgtgctgtgtctGTAACCTTGACCCTCCACCACTTAATCAAACTCAAACACCAGATCATGTCGTTGAccgattattcattcattcattcattcattttctaccgcttatcctcacgagggtcgagggaggtgatggagcctatcccagctgtctttgagcaagaggcggggtacacgctggactggtggccagccaatcacagggcacatatagacaaacaaccattcacactcacattcatacctatggacaatttggagtcgctaattaacctagcatgtttttggaatgtgggaggaaaccggagaacctggagaaaacccacgcttgacCGAttattcattctaccgcttatcctcacgagggtcgtggggggagctggagcctatcccagctgtcttcgggtgagaggcggggtttcactgattattcattcattcattcattttctactgcttatcctcacaacggttgcgtgggtgctggagcctatcccagctgtcttcaggcgagaggcggggtttgaccgattattcattcattcattcattttctaccgcttattctcacaagggtcgcgggggtgctggagcctatcccagctgtcttcaggcgagaggcggggtttgaccgattattcattaattcattcattcattttctactacttatcctcacgagggtcgtgggaggtgctggagcctatcccagctgtcttcaggcaagaggcgaggtttgaccgattattcattcattcattcattttctactgcatatcctcacgagggttgcgggggtgctggagcctatcccagctgtcttcggacgagaggcggggtttgactgattattcattcattcattcaatttctaccacttatcctcacgagggtcgtggggggtgctggagcctatcccagccgtctttgggcaagaggcggggtttgaccgattattcattcattcattcattttctaccgcttttcctcacgagggccgtggggggtgctggagcctatcccagctctcttcaggcaagaggcggggtttgaccaattatattatattatattttcttgAGAGTGAGCAACCACAAGTGTcatgactagctatttagcttcctgtgtagtaGTAGTGAACAGTGGTGACTGAAGTGACATCTAGATCACATTTCTCAAACTCCTAGAGGCCACATTTGGCGGACGAGAGCCTGGGAATAACGACCTTGTCACTCATGACCTTGTAAATGGATTTACTCTTTCACTTtgatagaaaatgtgttttctgtgaaGCTCTTCtaaacttttattttatctgatcatgcaacaagatattccaagcgttttttgttgtcaaaaaGAAATACTTGTCTGCATAATGTCGTCTTGTCACCTTGACATTCTCACTTCGCTTCTCATTTCAAAgcaaattaaagtaaaaaataagtctgaaaaaaattataaaatacttgtttaatAACATCATGaggttatccatccatccatcctttttttaTGCCGCCCATCCTCACCGGGgtggtgggtatgctggagtctatcccagccggTTGcccggagaatcgaacccagatctttccgatttcctgactgtgtgcccaacatgctaaccactttccatgaggttatattcatattaatattcatatatattaacAGTTGGGCCTCTAAGGGGGGTTCAAGTCACCTTTGatacactacactgctgatggggatgtcttACCACTTTACGTCAAAAAAAACCCGAACCCATTCTTTGCAATTATGAGTGCTTGcatcaaataaaacataaacGTGTTCACTTACCTCCCAGTTTTTTGCCGCGTGGTTGTTTAGCTGcttatttttggttttcttgCCATGATAGCGATTTTGATGTTTTTCCCGAATAAAGTGGCTTTGGCTCTTCTTTTTGTTGCTGTTGGTGTACATATCTGGCGACCATTGCACAAAGAAGGTGTAGAGGTGGTCAACCCtgtaaaaaatgacataaaaagaacatttgctgagtaattaaaaataaaagttgtagTAGTCATAATTTGAATATAATCATGTAGTAATAGTGTGCGGTGTTGAATTGCAATACGTCATGCTGATAAGTGATTATGTCCGCCTCTGACGTGGCTTAATAAGGTAACCAAAATGTTCGAATTACCTCGCAGAAATTACCCAATGCATATAGAACAGCCACAGTAATGCATACATCGGCAGTAAAAACATAAACAGCAATTTCTTTGTAAAAACAGACGCATTCGACAGAGCTTTCGCAACAGATTATgtaagtgtacctaatattgtggccagtGAGAGTGCCTTTTGTTCATAAAgccatatataatatatcagaATGTTGCATATTCAGTACATTTTCCATCAAAAGCGGCTATTTCACAAGTTAGACTTGTAATGTGATATAATTTCTCCGAGttgtgaaataaaatcatttaatGATCATTTAGTGCTGACAGTGTGGCCTCAACATGTTGAatgatttataatttttttttttttttagcatccaTTGATATCTGTTGAGACATGCattctgcaggaaaaaaaaaaaaaaaacgaggcaCACCTTTTGTGTTAATTGTGTAAAGTATTAATCATTGTCCTAGTGGTCCTTGTACGAGGAGTGAATTCCTGCAGGTCCGTTTTCAATTTGCAGTCAAAATCATTCTAGAACAAAGTTCTACCTTGCCATATAACACGTactatgtaacatgtaacaagAAACCACTTTGATGAACATGCATTTAAACTTATCAGTCCTCAATCTGCTCTGCAACTGCCATGCATTAACACACGTTGAATATCCTTCTGGTGTATCTGCTTCCCATGCACGGCCGCGTGTTCAAAATCCGTTCAAAATGTCTCCAGCGTCCTCATATTGTGCATGCTCTTCACTTACTCTCCAACGCTGTAGGCAACTCCCATGGTTGACTGCAAGAGTTGATGGTGATGTAgaaaaaaggagaagaagaagagagaaaagAGATGGGGTATGGAGGCTCAATGCTGGAGCAGCATGTCCACGGCAAGCCTCTGCAAGAGCTCCTGCTTTATACCATTGGACTGGTGCTGGGATAAGCCCCTTTGACCATAAAACCCTCCCTTTCCCACTGAAAGCTGAACTCGGGCTGGATGAGTTTTCACACCAGCCTTTTAAAAAAGGGGGCTGGAAGTAGAAGTTAGTAATTAACTTGACCTGCTACCTGTGCTTAACATGGAGTTTAGTCAGTTAATGTGTCAAAGTTGTGGCACGGGGACAAGGTGGCGCTGTAAAGACTGTGTGGAAGTGCTGGATAAAGGACTTAAATGTACAGTTTTTACATCGTACATGTCTGTGACACTCATTGTGATTTATGCATACACATACCAGGTTGCCAGCAAGAGCGGCATGCTCATGGGTACCTCAGCAAAAGTGGTTTCTTTCCATCAACCAGTCACAATCTTCTCCTTTTTCTGTTCCTAGTACGTCTTTTAAACCTTCTTTCTAGTCTCCAAGTCTTGAAGAATGAGAGATAGACCAACATctgttcattttttcatgttgtcTTCTCTTAGATTcacacattttattacattagtAGAATAATGTTTGCAATTTCTCATCACAgccaaatgataaaaaaaaaaaatcatggccAACACCGTCAAGAGCCAGAAGTTTGTTCTGTGAGCATTAAAATccaaatgaagaagaaaaaaaaaatccaaatgaagGTAATGACAAATTAGCTGTATTTGTCAACAAAGATGAGCAGATACTCAGGCAGTTAAACATCACATTGGATATAAAAAGTCAGACAAAAATGCAGCAGTAGATTGCAATTACACTAAAATCCCGTTAAGGCATGCTATGTAATGTATATCCATACATGAAAAGAGTGAACACATCTGTTTCTCATCTGGGTTTTTTTCCCTCAGTCTTTGAGTACATTCTGCCCTACTTTTAGGCAGTACACGGACAGGGAAGAGcggagcagtttttttttctttttggcttGTCGAAAATGACATATTGTTGCAGAAGAACAATAAAAAGGGGATGGCTCTGGTCTGTGGTAAGGCAGGACTCTGCTAGgctttttttactttatgcaacattcagtgttgttttttttggggggggggtaagaatTGGTATGGGATTATGTATGGTACATGTATTTGTGGACGTTCTCTCTTCTGTTGGAGACTCTACAGGAAAGCGCACCTCAACCTGGTGTGTAAACcggggatgtccaaagtgtggcccttgGGCCATTTGAGGACGGCATTTTTAATGGGCCTGTGAATGCCAAATTGTGGAAACAGTAacagtaaacagtaaaaaaatggaAGTTGTGGAAGAGTTCATACTAAAAACTAATAAGTctgacagatcacttacacacatacacagtacacgcGCAGCTGattgaacaataataataataacaatacttaTTGTCATGAACAATAagtatagcaacacacacagtacacatatagctgattaatgaacaataaatataacaacacacatacacagtacatgtaTAGCTGATTAATGAACAATAAATACGTAtaacaacacacatacacagtacacgtaTAGTCGATTaatgaacaataaatataacaacacacatacacagtacacgtaTAGCTGATTaatgaacaataaatataaaaacacacatacacagtacacatatagccgattaatgaacaataaatataaaaacacacatacacagtacacatatagctgattaatgaacaataaatataaaaacacacatacacagtacaagtATAACTGATTaatgaacaataaatataaaaacacacatacacagtacacatataggtGATTAATGaagaataaatatagcaacacacatacacagtacacatatagccaactaatgaacaataaatataacaacacacatacacagtacacatatagtcgattaatgaacaataaatatagcaacacacacacacagtacacgtaTAGTCGATTAATgaacaataaatatagcaacttctcatcaatccatgttaatttcagacttaaagcCCCACCCATTTCTGGGTCATGCCCTAcccatttttgagaaaattacaTCCACCCCCGGTTTATATCCCGCCCATTCCGAGTACAGATACGgttacagatcatttagatgggtgaacagatacagatacagaacaaaatgtacataatataatataatatacaattaatatacattaaattaaatatacaattatttattcatgaattaatgTTTGAAACAAGTGACCGTTCTCGGGTGGTGACTGTGTACTGCATTTATTCATgcctgaaaaaaacacacattaaaaatgcatttaattgGCAGCCATGGTGCTCAGTTTGTTGCATATACAGTTTGCTACTATGTACAATCTGTAGGTAGGGCTGGGTACTTGCTTGACCGAGTTGGTACCTATGTATACCTGCAGTATCTATGAGGTATAGGTTCTTATACATAAACTGAACCTAGATATGTACTACGTGCTCTATGCATATAACAAATTCATTTTATGCACGTGTGATGCATGCAGACAATGCAGGTAGACAACAAAACAATCATACAGTAAATGATGACTGTCCACAACGGTTCATGAGGCAACACCAACGTTTTGCAATAGCGTTGTGCAGACAGTTTGACTTTATCTAGGTCAAACTGGCGGTTCCCGAGAgactatctgtctatctatctagctatctatctacaGTATCTATCTTAAATCTTCTTCACTATCTCAACATAACTTGCAGAAACATGTCAGAGTTACAAATAATTAGCCTTtccaaattatgattttttttttatattgatattcTTCAGTGTGCAAATCCCTGGCTTAATCTCAACCCAAACGCCccacaaaaataatgaattgaGAAGTGAAAGTCTGCACtttaatgacattttagttTAAAACCCATTATGATGgtgtaaactaaactaaactagtAAAATCTCTCTCTTTTGTCATTTTCCTATGACTTCTTATGTCCCTGAGAAAAAGACTGGATCCTAATGTTCTTGGCAGCAGTTTTTGCAGGAGCTTTGCCTCAACTTTGGTCTAATTTCTATGTGTCCACTCGTGCCTCACGTGCACACATCCAACCCAATATCAACAAGAGAAGCACGACAACAAGCATACAACACGTTCGCCACTCTGGCTCCGGGCACGCTCGCTAGAGCAGACGTGCACGAGAGCACACGCTCACTCAAACTGGCATCACGTCAACATTTTAGATTTCCCTCTGACCCTGATGTAGGACGCTTGTTCTCCATATTGATTTCTACATTCTGGATGAACTCTTGACCAGAGTTTGGCTTACGTATGTCTTAtagataaatacaaaaattgttATTTGTGAAGTGTGGAAGAACAACTTTAATATATCTTTATATTcctttagacatttttttaggGGTAGAATCACTCAATTTAGTGCCGAGTTAATATCAGTTTTATCCGCTAGTTTGATTAGTCGTGCAGGGTGGTACAATTCTTTGTAACATGCTCTTACTTGTTTCTTTCTGCCTATATAATAGCACATCTCTTCAGGATggattatatttattgttataataagtCAGATTGAACAGATTCCTGAGCACATCCTTGGGATTAAACACTTAATAAGAGAATTAatagaaataatagaaatatcacctcatactgcggtacttgacaaaaataaaattaaaaaaacaaataaaacataataaaataaaataaaataaaataaaataaaataaaataaaataaaataaaataaaataaaataaaataaaataaaataaaataaaataaaataaaataaaataaaataaaataaaataaaataaaataaaataaaataaaataaaattaaattaaattaaattaaattaaattaaattaaattaaattaaattaaattaaattaaattaaattaaattaaattaaattaaattaaattaaattaaattactatattaggaaagcagcaagtgaacaaatgtatcagttactgattgtaaaagtaccagatggaggggtaggatttaataagctttgcttcttcctactccttttggacatgtggaactgggaactgattatgggatgcacttaattgtaatctgatgcatgttcaaatgaaataaaaccattaccattaccattaccataacagtCAGAGCAAAATGAATTTAACACCTCAGTCAAAACTGATCATTGTTGTCTTTGTCAGAGTTTCCTAAAAGAAAATaagctgtgttttgtttttttattgggtaTTTGGTTGTCAGAGTAAAGATGCAGTTTTTGGATTATTTCATCATATGGTGCAGGTATACCAAATAAAGTGTCTGGTAAGAGTGGTCAATGGTGCAGGAGTTCAAATTAAACATTACTCAAAGTGAAATGACCACATGtgaactttgtgtgtgtgtctttggggGGGTGGGATTGATTTTTGCTGCTACTCACATGTAGCTAAAACTCCATTTACGTGCAGTACAGTGTTAGATTACTGCAAACCGCCGGAGGAGAAGAATGATATGCCGAGTTAAGTCCTACCATCTGTAGTAACACTGAAGTCAGGCAGGAAGGCTGTCCCACTTGGCACGGTCTAAGATTACGCAACAggaatttggggggggggtaaaaaacaGGATGGGCCTGTGAGAGTTCTCAGTCAGGAGGAACTATACTGCCTGGCCTCTGAATGAAATCGCTTACTTGGCACTTTGTAGTGAAATGTAACTTTAAATGCCACGTAATGGCACACTTGTATAAAACAGTTGTAAGAACTTAGATTTATAACCAAATTAAGCGTAATGGTGTTATAACTTTGACTGTACTATCTTTTAGAATCATACTTTCAATGGCCCTCACACACCACAAGTAAATGTAGGTCATGTCGGAAGATTTTAAGTTGGTAGAATTCTCATTTCGAACAAACCCAGACTTCCTCTCTAGCTTTGTTTCAGAGAAAATGTCAGTGGCTATGAAGATGGAAGGGTGGTTAACCAAGGACATTTCTTTGTATAACCAccagaagaacaacaaaatgtcGTGTTAATGACAGTAAACATGGAAACAACTACTTTTGTTTTCCGTTATGTAAAGGTCAAAACCATACGCCTTCAGATATGTTGTTTATATTTGGTTGAATTGATAATTGAGGGCACGCCATTGTGACAGATATGAGATAACAATGTTAGcaaatttggaagtgaggcctgaaaaaagtttaggatggctcaaaacgctcagtttcagaaggcgtggtaaaactgcgcctttgtgatgtcacaaagagcagatctccttatatgggcgtgactGTAAGCCAAATAAGCTCTCACCCCcgagctctgcttctgtgttgacgttgctagcaatggctcgcaAAAAGTGTTTCTTTGTTTGCAATTCGGGGCTGCAcagctgtcgagtggttagcgcgcagacctcacagctaggagaccagggttcaattccaccctcggcaatctctgtgtggagtttgcatgtttctcacgcatgcacggttaattggctaggttcattggccactccaaattgtccataggtatgaatgtgagtgtgaatggttgtttgtctatatgtgccctgtgattggctggtgaccgcctgaagacagctgggataggctccagcaacccc
This genomic window from Doryrhamphus excisus isolate RoL2022-K1 chromosome 17, RoL_Dexc_1.0, whole genome shotgun sequence contains:
- the LOC131105344 gene encoding nuclear receptor coactivator 7 isoform X2; the protein is MWHCKEGHLIKKSRAMKQLPDNVKVLYFASDHVEPYVQIINVKDPKRRLSVCSSDSETEEPEYQGEVAVVLPVLSDYSDLLDRRHLLSLASHMPARTQGYPWQLVYSTAVHGSSLKTLYRNMAGFDSPVLLVVKDMQKKVFGAFSSDPFRVSKYCYGTGETFLFSFNPDFQAYKWTGENSYFVSGNFESLQIGGGGGEFGLWIDADLYRGSSFSCPTFHNAPLSTQKDFIIQDLEVWTVQN
- the LOC131105344 gene encoding nuclear receptor coactivator 7 isoform X1 — encoded protein: MGVAYSVGEVDHLYTFFVQWSPDMYTNSNKKKSQSHFIREKHQNRYHGKKTKNKQLNNHAAKNWEIINVKDPKRRLSVCSSDSETEEPEYQGEVAVVLPVLSDYSDLLDRRHLLSLASHMPARTQGYPWQLVYSTAVHGSSLKTLYRNMAGFDSPVLLVVKDMQKKVFGAFSSDPFRVSKYCYGTGETFLFSFNPDFQAYKWTGENSYFVSGNFESLQIGGGGGEFGLWIDADLYRGSSFSCPTFHNAPLSTQKDFIIQDLEVWTVQN